One Spinacia oleracea cultivar Varoflay chromosome 4, BTI_SOV_V1, whole genome shotgun sequence DNA segment encodes these proteins:
- the LOC130459601 gene encoding uncharacterized protein: protein MEFCKSWKTRTAEELKAQVAESTHHGDYAFKSIEEVRLQMQTTIDLQAKEVAALRSDKAELLKKILAQDKDMVAMVEEAKTAAAEIRALQDQLREYPQVKEAAEEAEHLRGELETARSQVRTLRERLLESYDQGEQATKDAVKHAWESHMSEYDLGWFQRRMEHSAAVLAAERLGQPPPEFVSSDDEDDAAAP, encoded by the coding sequence atggaattctgcaagagttggaagacccgcactgctgaggagctcaaagctcaggtggctgagtccacccaccatggcgactatgcgttcaagtccattgaagaggtccgcctgcagatgcagacgaccatagaccttcaagcgaaggaggtggctgcgttgagatctgacaaggccgagctgcttaagaagatcttggcgcaggacaaggacatggtggcaatggtcgaggaggccaagacagcggcggcggaaatacgggcgcttcaggaccagttgcgggagtaccctcaggtcaaagaggcggctgaggaagccgagcatcttcgtggggagctggagacggccagatcgcaagttcgcaccttgcgtgagcgtcttctggaatcctatgatcagggggaacaagcgaccaaggacgctgttaagcacgcctgggagagccacatgtcagagtatgatcttgggtggttccagcggcgaatggagcacagtgccgctgtgttggctgctgaacgtcttggtcagccgccccctgagtttgtatcatctgatgacgaggacgatgcggccgctccctga